A segment of the Calypte anna isolate BGI_N300 chromosome 4B, bCalAnn1_v1.p, whole genome shotgun sequence genome:
CGTGTGAAACAATAATACTCGTAACAAAAAGGAGggatgggggagaaaaaaatcctaacatgaatcagaagaaataatatcaagcatcccccccccccctaaaTCGacttctttccccctcccccccccccttcccccctcccccgaTTCTTCTCTCCACACGCTCGCAGGCGCGGACACACACTCCCGCACACACAGACAGGCACACACATAGACACGCACAGGCACACACTGTGTGTTTTCGGAGGAGGAgtaggtggtggtggtgggttttggAAGAGGTGGTGTTGGGGAGGGGGGATCTCTTTCCCCAATTGGAGATGATTGTGCTATTCCTCTTTGCCTTGCTCTGGATGGTGGAGGGGGCCCTTTGCCAGCTCCATTACACGGTGCAAGAAGAACAGGAGCATGGCACGTTCGTGGGGAATATTGCCGAAGACCTGGGCTTGGACATTACAAAACTTTCGGCTCGCCGCTTCCAGACGGCGCCCAACTCCCGCAGCCCTTACCTGGAGCTCAACCTGGAAACCGGGGTGCTCTACGTGAATGAAAAGATCGACCGGGAGCAGATCTGCAAGCAGagcccctcctgcctgctgcatcTGGAGGTCTTCCTAGAGAACCCTCTCGAGCTGTTTCGGGTGGAGATCGAGGTGCTGGACATCAACGACAACCCCCCCTCTTTCCCGGAGCCCGACCTCACCGTGGAGATCTCGGAGAGTGCTACACCGGGCACCCGCTTCCCCCTGGAGAGCGCCTTCGATCCCGACGTGGGCACCAACTCGCTGCGCACCTACGAGATCACCCCCAACAGCTACTTCTCCCTCGACGTGCAGACGCAGGGGGACGGTAACCGCTTCGCCGAGCTTGTGCTGGACAAGCCCCTGGACCGGGAGCAGCAAGCGGTGCACCGCTACGTGCTGACCGCGGTGGACGGCGGACAGCCCCAGCAGCGCACCGGCACCGCCCTGCTCACTATCAGGGTGCTGGACTCCAACGACAACGTCCCCGCCTTCGAGCAGCCCGTCTACACCGTGTCGCTGCCGGAGAACTCGCCTCCGGGCACCCTGGTGCTGCAGCTCAACGCCACCGACCCCGACGAGGGCCAAAACGGCGAGGTGATCTACTCCTTCAGCAGTCACATCTCAGCCCGCGCCCGGGAGCTCTTTGGCATCGCGCCGCGCACCGGGCGGCTGGAGGTGAGCGGCGAGCTGGACTACGAGGAGAGCAGCGTGTACCAGGTGTACGTGCAAGCCAAGGACCTTGGGCCCAACGCCGTGCCAGCGCACTGCAAGGTGCTGGTGCGGGTGCTGGACGCCAACGACAACGCACCCGAAATCAGCTTCTCCACCGTCAAGGAGGCGGTGAGCGAGGCGGCGGCGCCGGGCACGGTTGTGGCCCTCTTTAGCGTCTCGGACCGCGACTCAGAGGAGAACGGGCAGGTGCAGTGcgagctgctgcagggagacGCGCCCTTCCGCCTCAAGAGCTCCTTTAAGAACTACTACACCATCGTCACCGAGGGGCCGCTGGACCGAGAGCAGCCGGGTGGCGACGCCTACACCCTCACCGTGGTGGCCCGGGACCGCGGCCAGCCGCCGCTGAGCACCAGCAAGTCCATCCAGGTGCGGGTGAGCGACGTGAACGACAACGCGCCGCGCTTCAGCCAGCCCGTCTACCAGGTCTACGTGAGCGAGAACAACGTGCCCGGCGCCTACATCTACGCCGTCAGCGCCACCGACCGGGACCAGGGCGCCAACGCCCAGCTCGCCTACTCCATCCTGGAGAGCCAGATCCAGGGCATGTCCGTCTTCACCTACGTCTCCATCAACTCCGAGAACGGCTTCCTCTACGCCCTGCGCTCCTTCGACTATGAGCAGCTCAAGGAGTTTAGCTTCCAGGTGGAGGCCCGCGACGCCGGCGAGGAGCCCCAGCCGCTGGCCGGCAATGCCACCGTCAACATCGTCGTGGTGGACCAGAACGACAACGCCCCCGCCATCGTCAGCCCCCTGCCCGGCCGCAACGGCACCCCGGCGCGGGAGGCCCTGCCCCGCGGCGCCGAGCCGGGCTACCTGGTGAGCCGGGTGGCGGCGGTGGACGCCGACGACGGGGAGAACGCCCGCCTCACCTACAGCATCGTGCGGGGCAACGAGGCCAGCCTCTTCCGCATGGACTGGCGCACC
Coding sequences within it:
- the PCDH10 gene encoding protocadherin-10, whose translation is MIVLFLFALLWMVEGALCQLHYTVQEEQEHGTFVGNIAEDLGLDITKLSARRFQTAPNSRSPYLELNLETGVLYVNEKIDREQICKQSPSCLLHLEVFLENPLELFRVEIEVLDINDNPPSFPEPDLTVEISESATPGTRFPLESAFDPDVGTNSLRTYEITPNSYFSLDVQTQGDGNRFAELVLDKPLDREQQAVHRYVLTAVDGGQPQQRTGTALLTIRVLDSNDNVPAFEQPVYTVSLPENSPPGTLVLQLNATDPDEGQNGEVIYSFSSHISARARELFGIAPRTGRLEVSGELDYEESSVYQVYVQAKDLGPNAVPAHCKVLVRVLDANDNAPEISFSTVKEAVSEAAAPGTVVALFSVSDRDSEENGQVQCELLQGDAPFRLKSSFKNYYTIVTEGPLDREQPGGDAYTLTVVARDRGQPPLSTSKSIQVRVSDVNDNAPRFSQPVYQVYVSENNVPGAYIYAVSATDRDQGANAQLAYSILESQIQGMSVFTYVSINSENGFLYALRSFDYEQLKEFSFQVEARDAGEEPQPLAGNATVNIVVVDQNDNAPAIVSPLPGRNGTPAREALPRGAEPGYLVSRVAAVDADDGENARLTYSIVRGNEASLFRMDWRTGELRTARRVPAKRDPQRPYELVIEVRDHGQPPLSSTAAIQVVLVDGAAERPGGGGGLGAGAGAGGGGGSGEHRPSRSGGDTSLDLTLILIIALGSVSFIFLLAMIVLAVRCQKEKKLNIYTCLASDCCLGCCCCCPCCSRQARARKKKLSKSDIMLVQSSNVPSNPAQVPVEESGSFGSHHHNQNYCYQVCLTPESAKTDLMFLKPCSPSRSTDAEHNSCGAIVTGYADQQPDIISNGSILSSETKHQRTELSYLVDRPRRVNSSAFQEADIVSSKDSGHGDSEQGDSDHDATNRGQSSGMDLFSNCTEECKALGHSDRCWMPSFVPSDGRQAADYRSNLHVPGMDSVPDTEVFETPEAQPGAERSFSTFGKEKALHNTLERKELDGLLSNTRAPYKPPYLTRKRIC